From a single Phocoena sinus isolate mPhoSin1 chromosome 1, mPhoSin1.pri, whole genome shotgun sequence genomic region:
- the FCER1G gene encoding high affinity immunoglobulin epsilon receptor subunit gamma encodes MFPAVVLLLILLVEQAAALGEPQLCYILDAILFLYGIILTLLYCRLKLQVRKAATASYEKSDGIYTGLSTRNQETYETLKHEKPPQ; translated from the exons ATGTTTCCAGCAGTGGTCTTGCTCTTAATCCTTTTGGTTGAACAAGCAG CGGCCCTGGGAGAGCCTCAGCTCTGCTATATCCTGGACGCAATCCTGTTTTTATATGGTATTATCCTCACCCTGCTCTACTGTCGACTCAAG CTGCAGGTGCGAAAGGCAGCTACAGCCAGCTATGAG AAATCAGATGGCATTTACACG GGCCTGAGCACCCGGAACCAGGAGACTTATGAGACCCTGAAGCATGAGAAACCGCCACAATAA